The following are encoded together in the Xanthomonas vesicatoria ATCC 35937 genome:
- the atpA gene encoding F0F1 ATP synthase subunit alpha: MATTLNPSEISDLIKTRIDAVKLSAESRNEGSVTSVSDGIVRIFGLADVMQGEMIELPNNTFALALNLERDSVGAVVLGDYENLREGDVAKTTGRILEVPVGPELLGRVVNALGEPIDGKGPLGATQTAPVERVAPGVIWRKSVDQPVQTGYKSVDAMIPIGRGQRELVIGDRQTGKTALAIDAVINQKGTGIKCVYVAIGQKASTVANIVRKLEENGALAHTVVVAATASESAAMQYISPYAGCTMGEYFMDRGEDALIVYDDLSKQAVAYRQISLLLKRPPGREAYPGDVFYLHSRLLERAARVSEEYVEKFTNGAVTGKTGSLTALPIIETQAGDVSAFVPTNVISITDGQIFLETDLFNAGIRPAVNAGISVSRVGGAAQTKIIKKLSGGIRISLAQYRELAAFAQFASDLDEATRKQLERGQRVTELMKQKQYAPMSIANQALSIYAVNEGYLDDVPVNKLLAFEEGLHAHFANTQGELVSKINSTGGWDNDIEAAFKKGIAEFKTTGTW; the protein is encoded by the coding sequence ATGGCAACCACGCTCAACCCCTCCGAAATCAGCGACCTGATCAAGACCCGCATCGATGCGGTCAAGCTGTCCGCAGAGTCGCGCAACGAAGGCTCCGTGACCAGCGTGTCCGACGGCATCGTGCGCATCTTCGGCCTGGCCGACGTGATGCAGGGCGAAATGATCGAACTGCCGAACAACACCTTCGCCCTGGCCTTGAACCTGGAGCGCGATTCGGTCGGCGCCGTGGTGCTGGGCGACTACGAGAACCTGCGCGAAGGCGACGTGGCCAAGACCACCGGCCGCATCCTGGAAGTGCCGGTGGGTCCGGAACTGCTCGGTCGCGTGGTCAACGCGCTGGGCGAGCCGATCGACGGCAAGGGCCCGTTGGGTGCCACCCAGACCGCACCGGTCGAGCGCGTGGCGCCCGGCGTGATCTGGCGCAAGTCGGTCGACCAGCCGGTGCAGACCGGCTACAAGTCGGTCGATGCGATGATCCCGATCGGCCGCGGCCAGCGCGAGCTGGTCATCGGCGACCGTCAGACCGGCAAGACCGCGCTGGCGATCGATGCGGTGATCAACCAGAAGGGCACCGGCATCAAGTGCGTATACGTGGCGATCGGCCAGAAGGCCTCGACCGTTGCCAACATCGTGCGCAAGCTCGAAGAGAACGGCGCGCTGGCGCACACCGTGGTGGTGGCTGCGACCGCGTCCGAATCGGCCGCGATGCAGTACATCAGCCCCTACGCCGGCTGCACCATGGGCGAATACTTCATGGACCGCGGCGAAGACGCCCTGATCGTGTACGACGATCTGTCCAAGCAGGCCGTGGCCTACCGCCAGATCTCGCTGCTGCTGAAGCGTCCGCCGGGTCGTGAAGCCTATCCGGGCGACGTGTTCTATCTGCATAGCCGCCTGCTGGAGCGCGCCGCGCGCGTGTCCGAGGAATACGTGGAGAAGTTCACCAACGGTGCGGTGACCGGCAAGACCGGCTCGCTGACCGCGCTGCCGATCATCGAAACGCAGGCCGGCGACGTGTCCGCTTTCGTGCCGACCAACGTGATTTCGATCACCGACGGCCAGATCTTCCTGGAAACCGACCTGTTCAACGCCGGTATCCGTCCGGCCGTGAACGCCGGTATCTCGGTGTCGCGCGTCGGTGGCGCGGCCCAGACCAAGATCATCAAGAAGCTGTCCGGCGGCATCCGTATCTCGCTGGCGCAGTACCGTGAGCTGGCGGCGTTCGCGCAGTTCGCCTCTGACCTGGACGAAGCCACCCGCAAGCAGCTCGAGCGCGGTCAGCGCGTGACCGAGCTGATGAAGCAGAAGCAGTACGCGCCGATGTCCATCGCCAACCAGGCGCTATCGATCTACGCCGTCAATGAGGGTTACCTCGATGACGTGCCGGTCAACAAGCTGCTGGCGTTCGAGGAAGGCCTGCACGCGCACTTCGCCAACACCCAGGGCGAGCTGGTCTCCAAGATCAACAGCACCGGCGGTTGGGACAACGATATCGAAGCCGCCTTCAAGAAGGGCATCGCAGAGTTCAAGACCACCGGCACCTGGTAA
- a CDS encoding F0F1 ATP synthase subunit delta: MSQALTLARPYGRAAFAIAREGGNFAPWSDALAFSAQVAGDPRVAALLLNPALGQDQAVTLLAPPQAGEDYLRFLGVLADAQRLSLLPEVAGLYEQLRAEAEHVVKATVTSAAAMSPAELDTIAAALKKRFGREVDITTAVDASLIGGAVIDTGDVVIDGSLKGKLARLQSSLAH, translated from the coding sequence ATGAGTCAGGCCCTCACCCTTGCCCGTCCGTACGGCCGCGCCGCGTTTGCGATCGCGCGTGAGGGCGGCAACTTCGCGCCCTGGTCCGATGCGCTGGCGTTTTCGGCCCAGGTGGCCGGCGACCCGCGCGTGGCTGCGTTGCTGCTCAACCCGGCCCTGGGCCAGGATCAGGCAGTGACCTTGCTAGCGCCGCCGCAGGCGGGCGAGGACTATCTGCGTTTCCTCGGCGTGCTGGCCGACGCGCAGCGGCTGTCGCTGCTGCCAGAAGTGGCAGGACTGTACGAACAATTGCGTGCCGAAGCCGAACACGTCGTCAAGGCGACGGTGACCTCGGCGGCTGCAATGAGCCCGGCGGAACTGGACACGATCGCTGCTGCGCTGAAGAAGCGTTTTGGCCGCGAAGTGGACATCACTACCGCGGTGGATGCTTCGTTGATCGGCGGCGCGGTGATCGACACCGGCGACGTGGTCATCGACGGCTCGCTGAAGGGCAAGCTTGCGCGTCTGCAAAGCTCGCTCGCCCACTGA
- a CDS encoding F0F1 ATP synthase subunit B, with protein MDITLTIFAQALAFAGLIWIVATKIWPPLLQAIEERQQKIAEGLAAADRSQKDLAQAQEKVNEALKDARTKANEIIDQAHARANQIIEAAKLEAIAEANRQKDLAQTEIDASATRAREELRKQVSVLAVSGAEKLLKREIDANAHKALLDELAAEI; from the coding sequence ATGGATATCACCCTTACCATCTTTGCCCAGGCGCTGGCCTTCGCCGGTCTGATCTGGATCGTCGCGACCAAGATCTGGCCGCCGCTGCTGCAGGCGATCGAAGAGCGTCAGCAAAAGATCGCTGAAGGTCTTGCCGCAGCCGATCGCAGTCAGAAGGATCTGGCGCAGGCGCAGGAAAAGGTCAACGAAGCATTGAAGGACGCACGCACCAAGGCCAACGAGATCATCGATCAGGCCCATGCGCGCGCCAACCAGATCATCGAAGCGGCCAAGCTCGAGGCAATTGCCGAAGCCAACCGTCAGAAGGATCTGGCACAGACCGAGATCGACGCGTCCGCCACGCGTGCCCGCGAGGAACTGCGCAAGCAGGTGTCCGTGCTGGCCGTCAGCGGTGCCGAGAAGCTGCTCAAGCGCGAAATCGATGCCAACGCCCACAAGGCGCTGCTCGACGAGCTGGCGGCGGAGATTTAA
- the atpE gene encoding F0F1 ATP synthase subunit C: MYLAVLTNLAQVQSSTVLAVGIMIGLAALGAGLGLAIMAGKFLESAARQPELIPVLQVRMFITAGLIDAAFIISVAVGLLFAFANPLAQVFIERLSQAAG; this comes from the coding sequence ATGTACCTCGCCGTCCTGACCAACCTCGCTCAAGTCCAGAGCTCCACCGTCCTCGCCGTCGGCATCATGATCGGCCTGGCCGCGCTGGGTGCCGGCCTCGGTCTGGCCATCATGGCTGGCAAGTTCCTGGAATCGGCCGCGCGCCAGCCGGAGCTGATCCCGGTGCTGCAGGTGCGTATGTTCATCACCGCCGGCCTGATCGACGCCGCGTTCATCATCAGCGTCGCCGTCGGCCTGCTGTTCGCCTTCGCCAACCCGCTGGCCCAGGTGTTCATCGAGCGTCTGTCGCAGGCTGCTGGCTGA
- the atpB gene encoding F0F1 ATP synthase subunit A — protein MAGEAATPTSYIQHHLQNLIYPVREGGGTFWTIHVDTLVMAVLMGLVMVLAFWTATRNATAGVPGKWQAFVEICLEFVDRQAKDTYHGSSKLVTPIAITIFFWILLMNLIKMVPADFIAIPLGWAGIHAWKPVPTADVNATLGMSISVFFLMIVFSLRSKGVGGMTKEFLTAPFGKWMMPFNLLLNIVEWLSKPISLAMRLFGNMFGGEIVFLLIWVLGGAGIAGMVAGGVFGLGWMLFHLLVIPLQAFIFMMLSIVYLSLAEDSH, from the coding sequence ATGGCGGGCGAGGCAGCAACCCCTACCTCCTATATCCAGCATCACTTGCAGAACCTGATCTATCCGGTTCGCGAGGGTGGCGGCACGTTTTGGACCATCCACGTCGACACCCTGGTCATGGCGGTGTTGATGGGCCTGGTCATGGTGCTGGCGTTCTGGACGGCGACCCGCAATGCCACGGCCGGCGTGCCGGGCAAGTGGCAGGCGTTCGTGGAAATTTGCCTGGAATTTGTCGACCGGCAGGCCAAGGACACCTATCACGGCAGCAGCAAGCTGGTGACGCCAATTGCGATCACCATCTTCTTCTGGATCCTGTTGATGAATCTCATCAAGATGGTTCCGGCCGATTTCATCGCCATTCCGCTGGGCTGGGCAGGCATTCATGCCTGGAAGCCGGTGCCCACCGCCGACGTCAACGCCACCTTGGGCATGTCGATCAGCGTGTTCTTCCTGATGATCGTCTTCTCGCTGCGCTCCAAGGGCGTGGGCGGTATGACGAAGGAATTCCTGACGGCGCCGTTCGGCAAGTGGATGATGCCGTTCAACCTGCTTTTGAACATCGTCGAGTGGCTGAGCAAGCCGATTTCGTTGGCGATGCGACTGTTCGGCAACATGTTCGGCGGCGAGATCGTCTTCCTGCTGATCTGGGTGCTGGGCGGTGCGGGCATCGCCGGCATGGTCGCTGGCGGCGTATTCGGCCTCGGCTGGATGCTGTTCCACCTGTTGGTGATTCCGCTGCAGGCCTTCATTTTCATGATGCTGTCGATCGTGTATCTGAGCCTGGCCGAAGACAGTCACTGA